The Hydra vulgaris chromosome 14, alternate assembly HydraT2T_AEP genome includes the window ttcaaagcaAAATCAGAAAATGTAAAGTATACAAATGTTTCTATATGATCAATGGTAACAAATCAAGATGCAATGAAAGATTTAACAAACtctatactttgaaaaaaaaccatGCTGTGGAAtttcatcaatttaaaaatggcatAAAGGCTTTCATGCAATTCTTTGCATTCAATGTCATTTAAATAGatgtttagcttttttttaaaatactagcTTAATATTGCATAATGaagataaaaagaatatatatacatagaaaaTCAGagaaataaaatctaaaaacaataaataaaaaagttctttttactTCAATTTGAATACTGTTAAGGAGAAATAATTtgaggaaaaaattaaaactctatATACTATCTTCCTATAATTTTTGGTAATATTGTATGTCTGTTCAATTCAGAACCTTGGTCTGATTGATTTTCTGAAGTTCTTCTTGTATGTTTAGATGAAGGAGGTTGAGCAGGAGGAAGTTTGCTTATGCTAACAGCAGACTGCTGtctattttgcttatttttttcacttatatGTTGATTGTTTGTTACAGTATTAGGATCAACAGGAGCTCGAGGTAATCTTCGTCGTAACCAGGGGTGTCGTAATGCTTGTGAGGGAATCAATCTTTGACTTGGTTCCcaatctaaacatttttttaaaaagtcaataaaaaaagggTCATCACATCCTCTTAATGCAGTGACAAAGTCTTTTGAATTAGGAGGACCTCTAACTTTACCGTGTCTCGAACGTCCCCCTGTTAAAACTGTACTTCCATCAGGTAATGTTGTAACTGAACAATATCTAGGGTATCCTTTAgaactgataaaatttttagctCGTTTCGAGTTTCCTAAAAGTTTTTCTGGTGGAACACCTAATAGTTCAATAACACATGCTAGCTGATCACTTTCATCTTCTCCGGGAAATAAAGGATAGCCAGTTAAAAGTTCAGATAATATACAACCAAAACTCCACATATCTATTGGCATCCCATATCGCGCACCTAAAATAACTTCTGGTGCTCTGTAGAACCTTGATTGAATATAAGTATAAATTCTTTGATGTTCGTAGCAACTGGAGCCAAAATCAATAACTTTAATTCCACTACGACCTTGCTgctttaacaaaacattttcagGTTTTAAATCACAATGAATTATTCTGTTACGATAAAGAGATTCTAAACACTGTAGCATAGAATGAGCAAACTTTCGTACAAGCTGTAGGGAGAACCCCtgaaatttattcttttttataagttcataaAGATTTATACTAAGAAGTTCAAATGTAATGCATATATGATTGCGAAACTGAAAATGTTCAAGcatatgtattatattaaaattgttcTCTTTATCCTGTTTGCGTAGATGCTCTAATATTCTTATTTCTTCAGCAGCTTGTCTATGAAATCGTTTTTCATTACGTATTATTTTCAATGCAACATTAATTTGAGATTTATGATCATAAGCTTTTATGACAGAACCAAAGCTACCTTTACCAATGACTTTTAAAACTTCATAACGATAATTAATTTGATCATGTGGTGTCAAAACATAAGATCCTTGATCATCATCATAACCATTGTTATTTGAACCTCCAACAATTCCTTGTCGTTTTTTTGAACTTGGACCCACAAAGTATATTtgaggaaaattaaaaatttcatgatgCTCAAACGTTGTCAGTTTATGCATAAATAGTTTCATTGCTTGTTCAGGGGTCATAGGAGTAACCTTCGATTTCGTAGATTCTGATGATACACTCATACTTGACTGGCGTTCGGTTGGACTACTAgcattattgttgttgttgttaccATTTACCGTAGGCAACGGACGTTtctcatttttcattttattgacaTTGTTATCATCATCGTCATCGTAAAGCTGTTGAACGTGAAGAGAAGCTAGCTGAGGCAAGCCATAATTGCCATTTTCTTGagtaaacttattatttatatttgtatatttgttaGTTGTTTTTAGTGGAACAGATtcagctttaaaatttttcaccTCAGGATGAGCAATCGCTTTTGATCCAGTCATCGATATTTCACTCTTTAAAGGATTGAATTGTTGACGTGATACAGTTAACATAATACGCATCTACCTTCCTTAGGACATAATAAATTCCATCGTTtcagaatatattaaaaacaatgctTATTGAGAATTGATTTATTTGCGATAACAAACTTTAACCGTTGATCGATCGATTGGCGTTTCAATGAGCTTCTTTTGAGAGTTGGTTCATTGCGGTTTCTAGGTGATATTTATCCAATCAGATCGATcgaattaaacattttaaaaacaccttagaaactgttttttaattatgtcaaaacgtctttttttatatgcataatTAAGCGCCACCGTATGATCCTATTGGGcagcttttaaagttttaaaaatgtttttagtaatatttgataaaagttaatttttagatatattctaAAATTTCTCTCTAATTAAAATATCTATCTATTTTTATGTACTTTTCCCATACTTCATTCgctattattttaatatggaATCACGATGAATTAAAATACAATGAGGCTTCTAATAAAGCTATTAGAATtcatttcatttgaaaaataaacttttttagaaaataataactacctataattgtttttaaaaactattattttgtgaattttgtatttatttatttttatttaagaactctaataaaataaattaattacaaggTTGTGTGGCTGCTAACGGCTCCGctaaatttgaatattattattattgttattattgttgttattattgttattgttattattagtattgtCGTTGTTGTTATTAATGCAAACTACGTACCAAcctgattttttttacaatataaataaatcataaattttgaaGATTTCATGGTATTAATTTGAcgaaaatttaaatgaaaaaaaaaagtggttatTTAACCTATTCTGCAAATTTGAACATCCTAGAATTTAATggtaaaagtatatttttcgGAACAACCATTTTTAAGTCTTAAAAATTGTATACTATGCATATgcacattgaaattttatttttttcaaaagtgaaaATTTGTTCAATGtgtatatttgcatttttttttttcgatcaCGTGTCTTGTTTTGCtgtgttgacttttttttttttttttttgaattttagagcTTTGAATCGTagagctttaagttttttaaacaggtAATAGACCAAAGTAAATATGGACTTGTTgcgcttctttttttaattggaatttttttctgtttttgtattaaagttattGAACATGAATACTAAAATAGATTCCGACCAATTTAGATTATATCTAATGGCATGAGGTTACATTTTAATGCACACTGCAAAGGTTAGCAGTGTAATACCTTTAACAATATCCcgaagaaattaaatttttattgctttattttgacagaaaaagtttaatgtaaaaaaaagttaaaaaaattattaaaatttaataacgaCTTTTAGATGCTAAGGTTGTTAAGCCTGTCAGCATCTTTCAAAGAACAATAGTTGCTTTGAATGAGGAaggttgttaaataaaaaaacatttaattctaataattttaaaaaatcaagtgcAATTCTGTGATCAGCAAAGTACCTAGAGCTTTTTTTCGATAAAGAAGATCTACCAAAGAAGATTTCAATACCCTTACATTGATACCTTCCTCGGTATCAATaacattgattatttttaagttaagatTGTTGATTAAGAACATTGACATTAAGTATTTTACAAGCTTTTGTAACTTGTTGCTgagaattttcatttttttttatatgaactgAGAACATTCTAATAATTAACGACATTGCTTGGTTTCAAAATTATTCTTTGAGGTTTAATACCAAGGACAGGGATATCCCTTAATTTTTGCATGTGTCATGTGATGCTTTAAAGCAACACATGGTTTTAAACATGAATGCAAAATTATTATGATTTGGGTTCGTGCTaagtttaaacaacttttttgccGAACctatattgaaaattaaaatgtagaACAAACTGTAAAagtaattttgagtttttttaaattttgttggaAAAACAAAAACggacaaaatataaattacttccgataatttttataaaactttgtattgATTTGGAttagtgtttaaaattttaactacattttaacataaagttttaACGATATAGAACCTTTATTGGGTAAATAAACAATTTccgagtttttaaaattttattataaaaactaaaataaaattgtactTTATCTGACGTcactaaatgtttataaaaattaataaaactgaCGTCATATAAAAACCAACAAGcgagtaataaattttttgaaagttattttttcactcTATTAGCAATTCCATGCCtttgtatttaactttttcGCGTTTAGTTATAAGATATTATTGAATGAAATTTAAAGAACTAATTTAGTAAAGAATTGTAATTTAAGAACTAATTTAGTaaagaattgtaaaaaaaaaatcacctcTTGGACAGTTGTGGCCAAAATTTTAGGTCTTTTTTGATCCCAGGCTctaatcattgcaattttttgtaaagcatttatatttgacataagtttaaaaatatttagacgaAGCATTACAATATTAATGTTTGGAGTATTCTTTATGTTTAGAAGTTAAGTTGTctcatttatcaaaaaatactgCATCCGCcccatgatatatatatatatatatatatatatatatatatatatatatatatatatatatatatatatatatatatatatacacatatattgttaataaacgAATATGTTATAAcgtttttggaaaatttttttctgacatCAACATGTCTTCTcttcataactttttgtttgtGAAGAGGTTTACTTGACTCtgctaaaattttgaagtttactTGACTCTGCTAAAATTTTGcatgttatgtttatattagtataaaaacagttaaaaacatATTCATGAGTTTGAGTACACAAATAGATATTTGAAAACACATGTTTAAATATACAAGAGAATGTTTATACTagctaaatttaataaatgttgttttgacTGTTCTTTTAAAATGATTCAATTAAGGTTATAATTGTATTATGATGTTTTATTCAGGATAGAGTCTCACAATCGTGATCCTTAACATGTAATTGTGTACGTCGGAAATACAAATTTCCGATAAAAAGTCTTGCTAAGTATTTGTGATTAATTAGTGAGAAATGTGGCAGAAAATTTGTGAAAGCATGCCATTATTaggtttaaatataaataataaatttcgatagatttttagtttataaacgtttaaaaattaatttgtttgaGTAAAAGCTTATAGTGCATGCATatctaaaactaatttaaaattaaccgatttcgaaaaaaaaaatttttttagtgaagACGCTAAGCTGCGAAAACTAATGCATTGATGggtaaatgaaaagtataaattctttaaataacattttgttCCAAAGGTGTTTCGTTTTAAATACGGTTCTCAGAGTTTTTGAGAGtttgttttctattaatttgatgtgattttttctattgaaaagATTGTCATATATTATACAAAGAACTTTCATCTGTGTTAAACTCTTCTTACTTTGacgttgtttttatttgtttatatttgaagATGGGACTGAAATCATTTGAAAttgaactttttcaattttttaattaaagaagaaTTTCACGATCGACTGTGTCAAACGCCTTTGATAAATCAACAGAAACTCATTGCATATAGCTATTGACATCAAGTTCTTTCGAATATATAACATGTCTATTAATATACATAAGatatttaattaatgttttaatgtcAAACCTATTGCATTAACAGTTTTGAAAAGGAAACTGTTTGTGATgcaagttattatttttgttcattCTTAAATATTCTATTGTGTATAACACGCACAAGAAtcattaaaaacagaaaaataaaattgaaatgggCTGGTAGCTTAATTTTACGCTATTTTTCTATTCATAAAAATAGCGAATCATCGCCATTTTTAAGA containing:
- the LOC100207538 gene encoding dual specificity tyrosine-phosphorylation-regulated kinase 2, which encodes MRIMLTVSRQQFNPLKSEISMTGSKAIAHPEVKNFKAESVPLKTTNKYTNINNKFTQENGNYGLPQLASLHVQQLYDDDDDNNVNKMKNEKRPLPTVNGNNNNNNASSPTERQSSMSVSSESTKSKVTPMTPEQAMKLFMHKLTTFEHHEIFNFPQIYFVGPSSKKRQGIVGGSNNNGYDDDQGSYVLTPHDQINYRYEVLKVIGKGSFGSVIKAYDHKSQINVALKIIRNEKRFHRQAAEEIRILEHLRKQDKENNFNIIHMLEHFQFRNHICITFELLSINLYELIKKNKFQGFSLQLVRKFAHSMLQCLESLYRNRIIHCDLKPENVLLKQQGRSGIKVIDFGSSCYEHQRIYTYIQSRFYRAPEVILGARYGMPIDMWSFGCILSELLTGYPLFPGEDESDQLACVIELLGVPPEKLLGNSKRAKNFISSKGYPRYCSVTTLPDGSTVLTGGRSRHGKVRGPPNSKDFVTALRGCDDPFFIDFLKKCLDWEPSQRLIPSQALRHPWLRRRLPRAPVDPNTVTNNQHISEKNKQNRQQSAVSISKLPPAQPPSSKHTRRTSENQSDQGSELNRHTILPKIIGR